The genomic DNA CTCCAAAACGTCAACGATGCCAAGACCGCTGCCCAATCGACCGCCGCCAAAAACATGGTTGCGGGACAGGCGTTGCAGTTGCGGACCGGCGATGCCGCCAACGAGATCGAATTTGGGATGACCAGCAACGACGGAACCTACTCACGGTTTCAATTCAACAAGGTATCCTCCTCCTCGCTGGCCAGTGGCGATGTAAAAGCCAACGCGGTCCGCGTGTTGGGACGTCGGGATACCGGTTCTCTGGGCGGATCGATCCATACCCTGTTTCCGAAATTCTTGACGACCGATACGTTTAACCCGACGCAGACCTCCGTTGCGATGCAGGTCGACCGCGACATCTCGTTGGTCCTCGATCGCTCCGGTTCGATGGACTACCTGACGATCACATGGCCTTCGGGCAAATCGCCCTATTACACGACCACGATGAACGCGGCGGTCACCGCTGGCTACCTCTACAAACGATACGGCAACTACTACTATTCGTCCGGCGTTTCTTCGGACGAATACGAAAAATGGGCTTGGGAAGAACACTACGAGCTAGGACCTTATCCTCAGACTCCTTGGAATTCGCTGGTCGCAGCGGTCGACGGATTTCTGAATGTGTTGGACGAAACGCATCCAGAGGAACACGTATCGATCGCCAGTTATTCCAGCAACGCCACGTTGGACCTGTACCTGGATGAAGACTACGACGAGGTCCGCGACACGTTGGACGACCTGTATCCCAGCGGCAGCACGGCGATCGGGAAAGGAATGCAAAAGGGTATCGAGGCGTTGCTGCATTCATCGGCGCGTCCCTACGCCGCCAAGACGATGGTTGTGATGACCGATGGAATGCACAACTCGGGTATCGATCCGGTTACCGTCGCCACATCTTTGGTCGCGACCTACAACCTGACGATTCACACAGTTACCTTTGGCAGTGGCGCCGACAAAGCGAGAATGCAATCGGTCGCCGCGATCGGCGGTGGATCGCATTACCACGCCGAAGACGGTACTGCATTAAAAGAGGTCTTCGAAGAGATCGCCAACAACCTTCCTGTGTTGTTGACCGAATAGAATCTCACCGCACCGCTGGTCGCGGCGATGCGAAAGAGGCCTGCAGGTTGCGAACGCGCGACGGATCTCGCGCGTCGATTTGAAAGCGTCGCAGGTTGCTATGGCCCAGTAACATTAGCCCGCGACGACGCGACTACTTCTTGCTTTTTGGTGCCAGCGGTCGACTGATCAACATCTTCGACTGCGACTTGGGGCCAATAAACTTCTTCGCCAAGATGTCGGCTTCGTTAAAACGAGCCATCAAGATCTCGCCATCGGTCGCACGATTGCGGTCGTAAGAGATGTAGATCGTTCCGTCGGGAGCTTGGAAGCCGTCGGGATACGAGATCCCTTTGCGTTCGTCCAGAACGAGACCTCCCTGCCAAGTGAGTCCTTCGTCATCGGACAGCCACGCGCTCAACTGCACGCGTCCATTGTGCTTGTCGATCGAATCGCCATGTTTGATCAACAGGATCTTCCCCGAGGCCAGTCGGCGGAGGTGGAAGCGGGCGTTGGGGTGATCGATCCCCGGCGGTTTGGAGGGCGTCGCCCAAGTCCGACCGCCATCGGTCGACGTCGTCTGCATGATCCCCTTGGACGTTCGCGCCAACATCCATAACGAACCGTCCTTCCGCTGCACGATCATATGTTCGTGCCAGTCTGGATTGGGAAAGCGAGCTGCGCCGCGGCGCTCCCAACTGGCTCCTTCGTCGCTGGATACGAAGACGT from Rosistilla oblonga includes the following:
- a CDS encoding VWA domain-containing protein gives rise to the protein MFSDRPQRSIRNRRKGSIVVLVAITLPVLFILAALAINASYMQLTRTELFIATDAATRAAGRTFSELQNVNDAKTAAQSTAAKNMVAGQALQLRTGDAANEIEFGMTSNDGTYSRFQFNKVSSSSLASGDVKANAVRVLGRRDTGSLGGSIHTLFPKFLTTDTFNPTQTSVAMQVDRDISLVLDRSGSMDYLTITWPSGKSPYYTTTMNAAVTAGYLYKRYGNYYYSSGVSSDEYEKWAWEEHYELGPYPQTPWNSLVAAVDGFLNVLDETHPEEHVSIASYSSNATLDLYLDEDYDEVRDTLDDLYPSGSTAIGKGMQKGIEALLHSSARPYAAKTMVVMTDGMHNSGIDPVTVATSLVATYNLTIHTVTFGSGADKARMQSVAAIGGGSHYHAEDGTALKEVFEEIANNLPVLLTE